From the Chitinophaga lutea genome, the window GTTGCGAGTTAACGGAAAAGGGCGCCGTGAAGATCAACCACGTCCAGGAAACCACCGTGCCGGGTGTTTTTGCGGCAGGTGACATCAGCTCCGAGGGCGCCCACCAGGTATCGATTGCCATTGCCGGCGGCCACATGGCGGCAGGCATGTGCAACAACGGGCTGGCGAAAGCCGCATTCGAGCAGAAATAAATTTTGTGTTTGTAAGGGAGTAATCCAAAGCGGTACGCGGCCTGGTGCGGCGTGCCGCTTTATTGTTTCAGGACGCGATGTTTCGCTGTATTTGAAGAATATTGCGTAAACTGAATGACGACGGTGCATCGCCTCATTGCTCTGGCGCGATATTTCACCGCATTTGAAAAATGCTGCACTAAACGAAAGAAGACAATGCATCGCTTTATTGCTCTGGCGCGATATTTCACCGCATTTGAAAAATGCTGCACTAAACGAAAGAAGACAGTGCATCGCTTTATTGCTTTGACGCGATGCTTCACCGCATTTGAAAAGTGCTGCGCAAAGCGAAAGAAGACAGTGCATCGCTTTATTGCTTTGACGCGATGCTTCACCGCATTTGAAAAATGCCGTGTAAACAAATGAGGGCAGCACTATTTATTGTTCCACGTATTGAAGACGCTCCTTTATCCCGGCTTGATGCATGGAATTTATTGATGCAGCGATAGCGCGATGCCCATCTCCAGGCCGCGCAGTTCCGCCAGCCCGCGCAAACGACCGATGGCGCTGTATCCCGGGTAGGTTGTTTTGTGCAGATCGTCGAGCATCTGGTGGCCGTGATCGGGGCGCATAGGAATCGACACATTTCTTTTCCGCATCAGTTTCACCAGCTCACGCACCACAGCGAACATATCCACATCACCGTCGAGGTGGTCGGCTTCATAAAAATTGCCGGCGGCATCCTGTTTCGTATTGCGCAGATGCACGAAGTGGATGTGATCACCGTGCCGTTGAATAATTCCCGGCAGATCGTTCCTGCGGTCTACGCCAAGCGAGCCCGTGCAATAACAAAGGCCATTGGCGGGCGAAGGTGCAGCCTGTAGTATGTCGATGAGATCCTGTTCGGTACTGACGATCCTCGGCAGGCCCAGCAAGGGATACGGCGGATCATCGGGATGAATGGCCAGTTGCATGCCCAGCTCTTCCGCTACCGGCACTACCTGTTGCAGGAAATAAAAGAGATGCGTTTTCAGTCTGGCGGCATCGATACGGGCGTACTGCTGCAATGCGGCGAGAATCACTTCTTTGGTGAAACGCTCGTCGCTGCCCGGCAGGCCAAGCAACGCATTGTGATACAGCGTTGTTTTATCCCGCTCCGTCATAGCCTGCAGGCGCGCCTTTGCGCCGGCCATTTCTGCCGGCGTATAATCTTTTTCGGCGCCGGGGCGTTGCAGCAGAAACAAATCGAACGCCACGAAAGCCGCCCGTTCAAAATAAAGCGCCTTGCTGCCGTCCGGCATGGTGTAAGAAATATCCGTCCGCATCCAGTCGAGCACCGGCATAAAATTATAAGTGATCACCCGGATGCCGCACTGCGCCAGGTTACGGAGACTCTGGCGGTAATTGTCGATATAGGTTTGAAAACCGGGGCGTTGTTGTTTGATATCTTCATGCACCGGTAAACTCTCCACCACCGCCCATTGCATGCCGGCGGCTTCGATGAGGGCGATGCGCTGCCGAATCGCTTCCACGCTCCATACCTCCCCCACGGGAATCTGGTGCAGGGCCGTTACCACGCCACTGCAGCCGGCCTGGCGGATGTGCTGTAAACTGACCGGGTCGTTCGGGCCGAACCACCGCATTGTTTGTTGCATTAACATGCCGCTAAGATGTAAAAAAATTGATCACGCCGGTAGCGGCGGGGCGGTTACAACGATGTAAATCCCGTTAAAAAGGTTCTTTGCGGAGCAGGTGCAGTTTTTCTTCGTTGGTGAGCGTGATGAATCTGCCTGAAACCGCCACGAGATTTTCTTCGATCATGGCATTGAGCATGCGGAAGGTGGTTTCGTAAGTAGCGCCGATGTAAGAGGCCAAATCCTGGCGGCTGAGCGGGAATGCGATGAACCCGTCTTTATCGTAGCCGAACTTTTCTTTCAGCGTGATCAATGCGTTCGCCAGCCGGCCTTTGACCGGCATGTGGGCGAGGTTGCGCATCCTTTTTTCAGACTCCTGCAGCTCCCGGGCGTAAAAGAGCATCAGTTCGTATAAGAGGTGGTGGTTGACTTTCAGGGAGGCATTAAAAAAGTCCATTTCGAAATAACAGACGGTCACCGGTTCGAGGGCGGTGGCGGTAACGGGATACACCAGGTCCGTGCCTATTCCCCGGTGCCCGACAATATCCCCTTCTTTGGCGAAGCGTACGATCAGTTCCTTGTCGTCGTCCCAGTGTTTATGCACCTTGACCTTTCCTTTGTACAGGAAATAAATCCCCTTCACCGGGTCTCCTTCCCTGAACAGCACGTCCCCTTTTTTGCAGCCGAAGTGTTTTTTCTGCACAGCGATCGCCGGCAACCATTCCGGCAGGCATAACCGGCAAACGAGGCAGGTTTGCCGGTCACATCCCTCTTTATTTTTCTTCATATGATGCGGCGGTATATACAATATTCTCCATGGCGGCTTTCAGCTTCACGACTTCCCCGGCGATGATAATGGCCGGGTTACCCATCCCCGCCGCTTCGGCCCGGGCGGTAATGTCTGCCGCGGTGCCCGTGACGATTTTTTCCTGCGGGGTGGTACCGTTCTGGATAATGGCCACCGGCACATCTCCCCGGCCTTGGTCGCAGAAAATCTGCATGATGGCGCCGAGGCGGCTCATAGCCATCAGTATCACCACGGTGGCGGTGGACCGGGCGGCCAGATGAACATCTTCCGAAATGTCCCCGGAACGGGTGGTGCCCGTGGTAATCCAGAAACTCTCCGCTATACCGCGGCAGGTCAACGGTATCATCCGGGAAGCCGCTACCGCCAGCGCACTCGATATGCCAGGCACAACGGTCACTGGAATGCCCGCCTCCCGGGCAGCTTCGATTTCTTCCACGGCGCGGCCGAACACGAAGGGATCCCCTCCCTTCAGCCTCACCACATGCCCATATTGCCGGGCGCATTCCACGATCAGGGCATTGATTTCCTGCTGGGAAAGCGCGTGGCATCCATACCGTTTGCCTACAAACTGCCGGTACGCATGCGCCGGGGCGTATTCCAGCAGCTCCGGGTTGACCAGCGCATCATATAATATGGCGTCTGCGCGCTGGAGCGTACGGATGGCTTTTAAAGTGATCATTTCCGGGTCGCCCGGCCCAGCTCCTACCAAAGATAATGACGACTGAAGCATAGAATAAATATATTAGATAAATATTTATATATCAAAATTGGTAGAGAACAAGCATAAAATTAAAACATTTTGCCGTATTTTTATGACATAGATCATACACCTTATACGATTTTCGATTTGTTTTCGCCTATGATAATAATATATAAATTATCATAATGTAATTAAAACAATCTCTTTTATGAAAATCGTAGTCATCGGAAATGGCATGGTGGGCCATAAATTTTGCGAAAAAATAATCGATAAATCCGGAAGTTCCCCTGTAGAGCTGGTTGTTTTTGGTGAAGAACCGGTTCAGGCATACGACAGGGTCCATCTCAGCGAGTACTTTTCCGGTAAAACAGCCGATGACCTGAGCCTCGCCTCTCTCCAATGGTACTGTGAACAAAACATCACCCTGCACCTCGGCGACCCGGTGCAATCCATCGACCGCACCACTAAAACCGTGCATTCGCACCGGGGCATCACCGAAAGTTACGACTACCTGGTGCTGGCCACCGGCTCTTCGGCCTTAGTACCACCTATCCCCGGCACCGACAAAAAAGGCGTGTTCCTTTACCGCACCCTGGAAGACCTGGCCCTTATGACGGCCTACGCCCCCCAGGCCACCTGCGGCGCCGTGATCGGCGGCGGGCTGCTGGGCCTGGAAGCCGCCAAGGCACTCATCGACCTGGGCATCCCTGAAACACATGTGATCGAATTCGCCCCGCGCCTAATGCCCCGCCAGATCGACGAAAAAGGCTCCGACATCCTTAAAACCCAACTGCAGCGCCTCGGCCTGCAGATCCATACCTCCAAAAACACGCAGGCCATCCTCGGCAGCGACACCATCACCGGACTCAGCTTCGCAGACGGCAGCTCCATCCAGGCGGACATGCTCATAATTTCCGCCGGCATTGCGCCCCGCGACGAGCTGGCCAAACAGAGCGGCCTCAAAACAGGGCCCCGCGGCGGCATCATCGTCGATGATCACCTGCAGACCAGCGACCCGCACATTTTCGCCATCGGCGAATGCGCCTTGTATAACGGCATGATCTACGGCCTCGTGGCCCCGGGGTATGAAATGGCGGAAGTGGTGGCCTCCCGGCTTTGCGATACGGCGAAGTCTTTCACCGGCTTCGACATGAGCACCAAACTGAAACTGATCGGCGTGGACGTGGCCAGTTTCGGCAACCCTTTCATCACACCCGAGGAAGGCGACAGCATCGTGCTGGAAGATTCCATGAAAGGCATTTACAAGCGCATCAATATTTCGAAAGACGGCAAACTGTTGCTGGGCGGCATCCTGATCGGCGACGCCAGCGCCTATAACCTGCTGCTGCAGACCTGCAAGAACAAACTGGCGCTGCCCCCGGAACCGGCAGACATCCTGCTCGGCGCCCGCGGCGGCCAGCCGGCCAACGTAGAGCTGCCGGACGATGCGGTGATCTGTTCCTGCGAAAACATCTCCAAAGCACTCATCTGCAAGGCGGTGGAAGACGGCCACGAAACGTTCGACGCCGTTAAAAAATGCACCAGGGCGGCCACCTGCTGCGGCGGCTGCGCCCCCATGGTGAAAGACATCATCACCACCACCATGAAGGCCCAGGGCAAGTACATCCGCAACGTGGTATGCGAACACTTCTCCTACTCCCGGCAGGAGCTGCTGGACCTCGTTAAACTGAAGTCCCTCCGCTCGTTCGATGAAGTACTCGACCATTACGGCCACGGCGACGGCTGCGAAATCTGCAAACCGGTAGTGAGCTCCATTCTCGCCAGCCTCTGGAACGAACTGATACTGGCCAAAGGCAACGACACCGCGCAGGACTCCAACGACCGCTACCTCGCCAACATCCAGAAAGGCGGCACCTATTCGGTGGTGCCCCGCATCCCCGGCGGTGAAATCACCCCGGAAAAACTGATCGTGATCGGCCAGATCGCCGCGCAATATAACCTCTACACCAAAATCACCGGCGGCCAGCGCATCGACCTGTTCGGCGCCCACCTCAGCGACCTGCCGGACATCTGGGAAGCGCTGATCAAAGCCGGTTTCGAAAGCGGCCATGCTTACGGCAAAGCGCTGCGCACGGTGAAGAGCTGTGTAGGCTCCACCTGGTGCCGCTTCGGGCTGCACGACAGTGTGAGCTTCGCCATCCGGATCGAAGAAAGGTACCGCGGGCTGCGCGCGCCGCATAAAATAAAATCCGCCGTATCCGGCTGCATCCGCGAATGCGCCGAAGCACAGTCCAAAGACTTCGGCATCATCGCCACCGAAAAAGGCTGGAACCTTTATGTGGGCGGCAACGGCGGCTCCAAACCGCAGCATGCCAAACTCCTCGCCGCCGACCTCGACAGTGAAACCTGCATCCGCTACATCGATCGCTTCCTGATGTTTTACATCAAAACGGCCGACCCGCTCACCCGCACCGCCACCTGGCTCAACAAACTCGAAGGCGGCATGGACTACCTGCGGAACGTGGTGGTAAACGACAGCCTCGGTATCGGAGAAGAACTGGAAAAAGAAATGCAGCTGCTGGTGGACAATTACAAGTGCGAATGGCGCGAAGTGGTGGAAAGCCCGGAGTTACGCAAACGCTTCTCCCACTTCGTGAACGCGCCGGAAGAAAAAGACCCGACCGTCAAATTCGAAAGCATGCGCGCCCAGAAAAGGGCCGCAGAGTGGAAATAAATATTCGTGATCTAAATCCAGTCATTTATGTCAACCATCAGCACAACAGACACCACCTGGTTTTTTGCCTGCAAAACAACCGACGTGCCACCCAACGGCGGCGTGTGCGTGAAGTACAAAGACGAACAGATTGCCCTGTTTTACTTTACCCGTACCGACAAATGGTACGCGTCCCAGAACCTTTGTCCGCACCGCCGCCAGATGGCCCTCAGCCGCGGCCTCACCGGCACGCAGCAGGGTGAGCCCAAAGTGGCCTGTCCCTTTCATAAAAAGACTTTTTCGCTGGAAGACGGCAGGTGCCTGAACGACGAGCACGAATGTGCCATCACGACTTACCCGGTACGACTGGAAGACGACCGTATATACATTGGTGTTAGTAACACGTATTAAAAAGCGAAACCCGGCAGTTGGCAGACTGGCCGGGCTTCTGGATTTTAATATGATTGGCTCATTTAAAATTTACCAAAAATACATGAAAAAACGGTTCCTTTCCGGGGCGTCCGCCATTTTCTTCAGCTCCTTTTGCTGGCAGGATGCCATGGCCCAGTTTTCACTCTCCGCACAGCTTCGTACCCGCACAGAGCTCCGCGACGGACAAGGCGCCCCGCTCCCCGCCGGCGCCAAACCTGCGGTATTCACTTCCCAACGCAGCAGGCTGACCGCCGGTTACGCGATGCCCGGCCTTAAGCTCGGGCTTACCGTACAGGACGTGCGCGTATGGGGACAGGACGCCTCTACCATCAACCGCGTCACAACGGCCGACAACAATGGTTTTATGCTGCATGAAGCCTGGGCGGAAATCGACATCGTCGACAGCCTTCAGCTGAAGGTCGGCCGCCAGGAACTGGTGTATGACGACAGCCGGCTGCTCGGCAATCTCGACTGGCTGCAACAGGGCCGGCGGCACGATGCGGCCCTGCTCAAATTCAGGCACACCGGCTGGGTGCTGCACCTGGGCGGCGCTTTCAACCAGAATAAAGAGAACAGCTCTGGTACGGTATACAGTCCCGTAACCGGCTATCCCGCCAATACCAACGGCAGCCAGCAATACAAAAGCCTCGAGTTTTTATATGTGCAGAAGAAAAGCCTGTCTTTTCTTTTTCTTGCCGACCAATTCTCCAAATACACCACCGACAGCACGAACGTAAAAAAATGGCAGTCATCGGCCTACAACCGCATGACCACCGGCCTTTTTTACTCGTGGAAAAAACGGATCACGCTGGCAGCGTATTACCAGTTCGGACATACGCCGGCCGGGGAAAACCTCAGCGCTGCGCTGCTGTCTGCCGCCTATCTCCATCCCTTCGGAACGCGTTTCACCGCGGAGGCCGGCATCGACTACACCACCGGCGGGAAAGCTGTCAGCGCCTTTGATCCCCTGTACGGCACGCCGCACAAGTTCTGGGGCGCCATGGATTATTTTTATGTCGCCAGCGGCTTCGGCAACAAAGGCCTGCAGGATTATTACCTCAAAGGCAAATACAAACCTTCCGCGAAATGGAGCGTGGGCCTGGATGTGCACCAATTCTTCAGCGCGGCTTCCTATAACTTCGGCACGGAGGCCGATCTCACGGCCAGCGTGCAGCTGCACAAGTTCGTGGGCCTCGAAGGCGGTTACAGCCACTTCATGAGCACCGACTACCTCACTTCACCCGGTGTAAAAAATGTGGCCAACGCCCGCAGCAACAGCAACTGGGCGTACCTCTCCCTCAACATCAAACCGGAATTATTCTCCAAGTAAAACACTGCAACATGACCTTTCAAAATAAACCGCTCGAAAAAATTGCGCTCTTCAGTCTGAAAACCATCCAGATGCGCAGTTTCCATATCACCTGGCTGATGTTCTTCGTATGTTTCTTCGGCTGGTTCGGCCTCGCGCCGCTGATGCCTACCATCCGGGAAGATCTCGGCCTCACCAAATCGCAGGTCGGCAATATTATCATCGTGTCCGTTTCCGGGACTATCATCGCCCGCCTGATTATCGGCCGGCTCTGCGATACCTGGGGGCCGCGCAAAACCGCGGTACGGCTGCTGCTGTTCGGTTCCATCCCCGTATTCCTTGTGGGGCTCGCCAATGACTATGTGTCTTTCCTGATGTTCCGTTTGGCCATCAGCGTGATCGGCGCATCTTTCGTGATCACGCAGTTCCATACCTCCATGATGTTCGCTCCGCGTATCAAAGGCACTGCCAACGCGGTGGCCGGCGGCTGGGGCAACCTCGGCGGCGGTGTCACGAACATGGTGATGCCATTGATCTTCGCGGCGATCGTGGGATTCGGGTACACCAATCACCAGGCCTGGCGCTTCGCGATGATCGTACCGGGCTGTATGATGCTGGCCGTGGCCTACCTCTATGCGAAATACACCAAAGACACGCCGGACGGCAACTACGACGAGATCGGCCGCAATACCGTGAAAACAAAAACCGACTGGACGGTACTGGCCGACTGGCGCATCTGGGCATTAACGCTTGCTTACGCCATGTGCTTCGGGATGGAAATCACTTTCGACAACGTAGCGTCGCTGCACTTCGTGGACACTTTCCATCTTTCGCAGGCCAGCGCCGGTTTCTGGGCCGGGATATTCGGGCTGATGAACGTCTTCGCCCGCGCCCTCGGCGGTTTCGTGTCGGACAGGGTGGGTGAAAAACAGGGTATGAAAGGCAAAGGCACCCTGCTGGCTTTTGTGCTGCTGGCGGAAGGCGGCGGTCTGTTGCTTTTTGCAGAAGCGGCCTCCCTCACCCTCGCCATCATCGCGATGCTGGGTTTCGCCCTGTTCCTGAAAATGGCCAACGGCGCCACCTACGGCATTGTGCCGTTTGTGAATGAAAAGAACGTGGGGCTCGTGAGCGGCATCGTAGGCGCCGGCGGCAACCTGGGCGGTATGCTCTTCGGCTTCCTGTTCAAATCGGAATCCATCAGCTACGAGCAGGCCTTCAGCTACATCGGCTACGCGGTAATTGCGACCGGTATAATTGTGCTGCTGACGCGCTTCGGCAAACAGCCGGCCACCGCCGGCGCCGCCGCTCAGCCGCAACCCGTATTGGTGACTGAAAAACATTAAACAGCATGCAGGATTCATTCAAAACAACCTGTTGTTACTGCGGTGTCGGCTGCGGCATCGTAGTACACCGGGACAGACTGGGAAAATTAACGGTAGAGGGAGATAAAGACCATCCGGTGAACAGGGGCATGTTATGCTCCAAAGGAATGAACCTGCATTACACCGTAATGGATACTTCCGACCGGTTGCTGCACCCTGAAATGCGGTACAACCGGAACCTTCCGCGGCAAAGGGTTTCGTGGGACCAGGCGCTTGGCAGAACGGCCGCCGTGTTCAGCCAGATCATCCGGCGCTACGGGCCCGAATCCGTGGCGTTCTATGCATCCGGTCAGTGCCTGACGGAAGAATATTACGTAGTGAATAAACTGATCAAGGGATTCATCGGCAGCAACAATATCGACACCAACTCCAGGCTTTGTATGAGCAGTGCGGTGGCCGCGTATAAAATGGCTTTGGGGGAAGATGCGGTGCCCGGTAGTTATGACGACATCGAACATACCGATTGCATTTTTGTTGCCGGCGCCAATCCGGCCTGGTGCCATCCCATTTTGTGGCGCCGGGTAGAAGCCGCACGTGCCGCCAACCCACGGCTCAAAATCATCGTGAGCGACCCGCGCGTTACACAAAGCTGCGCCATGGCCGACGTACACCTGCAGCTCAATCCCGGTACAGACATCGTGCTGCACCACGCCCTCGGAAGGATACTGATCGAAAAAGGAAAAACGGATCCTGCTTTTATCCACCAGCACACCGAAGGTTTTGAAGCGTACCGCGAAGCCGTGATGCAGCGCAGCATTGAAGAGGCCGCGCTCATCTGCGGCATCGACGCCGCCGATATCTATGCGGCGGCCGGCCACATCGCAGGCGCCAAAGGATTTATGACGATGTGGACGATGGGCCTGAACCAGAGCGCCGTTGGCGTGCGGAAAAACCTCAGTCTCATCAACCTTCACCTCATCACCGGCCACATCGGCAAACCGGGCAGCGGGCCGTTTTCGCTCACCGGCCAGCCCAATGCGATGGGCGGCCGCGAAGTGGGCGGCCTGGCCAACCTGCTCCCCGCCCACCGGGTACTCGACAACCCGGAGCATCGCCGCGAAGTGGCGGCCTTCTGGGGCGGTGGAGAGCTCTCGCCCAAACCCGGCCTCACCGCCACACAAATGTTCGAGGCCATGCATAGCGGACAACTGAAAGCTATCTGGATCATGTGCTCCAACCCCCTGGTGAGCCTGCCCGATGCGCGGTTCATGGAAGCCGCGCTGCAAAAGGCCATGTTCGTGGTGGTGCAGGAAATTTCCAACAAGCCGGAAACATTGCGGTATGCGGACGTTGTGCTTCCCGCGGCGGCCTGGGCGGAAAAAGAAGGTACGATGACCAACGCGGAGCGCCGCATCAGTTACCTCACCAAAATCACCGACGCACCGGGAGAAGCGCTGCCCGATTCGGAGATCATCTGCCGGTTTGCACAGAAAATGGGCTATCATGGGTTCGATTACCCGCATGTGTCGGCCATATACGAAGAACATTGCCGGCTTACCGCAGGCACCAACATCGATATCACCGGCCTGAACTACAACGTGCTGCGCGAACAGCGGAGCGTACAATGGCCTTACCCGGCAGGCGCAACGGGCCATGGCACTCCTCGTCTCTTCACCGATCACCAGTTTTATACCGCGCATCAGAAAGCGGTGATACACAGCTTCGGTGATGAGAACACCTCCGCGCCACCCGACCGCGACTACCCGCTGATACTCACTACCGGCCGCATCCGCGACCAGTGGCACACCATGAGCAAAACGGGCAAAGTCAGCAAACTGAAACAGCATATCGACGCCGCGTTCCTCGAAATCCACCCGGACGATGCGCGTACACGCAACATCCGGCAAAACGACATGGTGGAAGTGACCAGCGGCAACGGCATGGTAAGAGTAAAAGCCCTGCTCTCCACCACCATCAAAAAGGGTGTGGTGTTCCTGCCCATGCACTGGGGAAAAATACTGAACAATGATTTACATCGCGCCAACAACCTGACCAACAACCTCGTGGATCCGGTATCCAAGCAGCCGGACCTGAAATTCACCGCCGTAGCAGTTGCACGTTATGAAAAACCGGTACAGAAAATCGTCGTGATCGGCGCGGGCGCAGGGGCGTATGGATTTGTAAAATCGTACCGCCAGCTGAACCAGCGAGACGAAATCACCGTATTCAGCAAGGAAGATTTGCCTTTTTACAACCGCGTTATGCTTCCCGACTATATCAGCGGCGCCCGTCAGTGGGCGCAGCTGATAAAAATGTCGGAAGCGGAAGAACGGAACTTCGACATCACGCTGCACCGCGGCCTGAGCATCGAAAAAATCGACCGCGAAAACAAAGTACTGACGGACAGCAAAGGCATTACGCATACCTACGATGTGCTGATACTGGCCACCGGCAGCCGCGCCGCCACCCTTCGCGACACGCCGCCCTTAACCGGCATCTTCACCATGCGCAGCCGGATGGACGCGGATGCCTTTCTCCGGCACATCGACCCCGCCGGCGGAAAAATCGTCATCGCCGGCGGCGGCCTGCTGGGCATTGAGCTCGCCGCTTCCCTCCGCGAAATGAACATGGAGGTGGCGGTGATACAACGTACTTCCCGCCTCATGGACCGGCAGCTGGACGCACTGGGCGCCCAGTTGTTATACGAAGAACTCAAGGACCGGGGCATCGACATTTATTTTACGGACGAAATAGAACAGTTCGCCGGCACCCGGAAAGTAGAAGGCGTACGCCTCAAAAGCGGCCGCAGCATTGCCTGCCAGGCCGTGGTGATCTCAATCGGCACCGTACCGAACATTGAACTGGCGCAGGCCGCACAACTGGAGTGCAACCGCGGCGTGGTGGTGAATGAATACCTCCAAACCAGCGACCCGGGCATTTACGCCATCGGCGAAATCGCAT encodes:
- a CDS encoding nitrate reductase: MQDSFKTTCCYCGVGCGIVVHRDRLGKLTVEGDKDHPVNRGMLCSKGMNLHYTVMDTSDRLLHPEMRYNRNLPRQRVSWDQALGRTAAVFSQIIRRYGPESVAFYASGQCLTEEYYVVNKLIKGFIGSNNIDTNSRLCMSSAVAAYKMALGEDAVPGSYDDIEHTDCIFVAGANPAWCHPILWRRVEAARAANPRLKIIVSDPRVTQSCAMADVHLQLNPGTDIVLHHALGRILIEKGKTDPAFIHQHTEGFEAYREAVMQRSIEEAALICGIDAADIYAAAGHIAGAKGFMTMWTMGLNQSAVGVRKNLSLINLHLITGHIGKPGSGPFSLTGQPNAMGGREVGGLANLLPAHRVLDNPEHRREVAAFWGGGELSPKPGLTATQMFEAMHSGQLKAIWIMCSNPLVSLPDARFMEAALQKAMFVVVQEISNKPETLRYADVVLPAAAWAEKEGTMTNAERRISYLTKITDAPGEALPDSEIICRFAQKMGYHGFDYPHVSAIYEEHCRLTAGTNIDITGLNYNVLREQRSVQWPYPAGATGHGTPRLFTDHQFYTAHQKAVIHSFGDENTSAPPDRDYPLILTTGRIRDQWHTMSKTGKVSKLKQHIDAAFLEIHPDDARTRNIRQNDMVEVTSGNGMVRVKALLSTTIKKGVVFLPMHWGKILNNDLHRANNLTNNLVDPVSKQPDLKFTAVAVARYEKPVQKIVVIGAGAGAYGFVKSYRQLNQRDEITVFSKEDLPFYNRVMLPDYISGARQWAQLIKMSEAEERNFDITLHRGLSIEKIDRENKVLTDSKGITHTYDVLILATGSRAATLRDTPPLTGIFTMRSRMDADAFLRHIDPAGGKIVIAGGGLLGIELAASLREMNMEVAVIQRTSRLMDRQLDALGAQLLYEELKDRGIDIYFTDEIEQFAGTRKVEGVRLKSGRSIACQAVVISIGTVPNIELAQAAQLECNRGVVVNEYLQTSDPGIYAIGEIASCNNILYGITAAAEQQAGVVARHLGGDISGYYEGSLFMNILKMQGMELCSMGMVETPPDQAYEEVVFIDKSHRYYKKCIIHQDRLVGAILIGDKSEFQEFCDLIRQKTELSEKRLQLLRSGRKGAALMGKLVCSCGNVGEGNIQEKIREGHTELESLCRASGAGLGCGSCRPEVQNLLGACKPKIKTQLQTHGQAVTTHPH